The proteins below come from a single Pleuronectes platessa chromosome 1, fPlePla1.1, whole genome shotgun sequence genomic window:
- the rnaset2 gene encoding ribonuclease T2, producing the protein MKLCPPLLLCLAAALSSAYVISPPHMWTKLILTHHWPSSFCHMEHCHANFSYWTLHGLWPDNGQGCNSSWHFNSSQIEDLLPDMRKSWPDLLEPLSTAFWKYEWAKHGTCAAKEEALSSQHKYFGKALELYHKLDLDGILTKFNITPSDKYYKFSQIEGAIETFYGVKPKIQCIHPKNADAQILGQIEICFNPDFTLVNCDKHGHHDKHLAVDKASGYSVCDPDMPVSYPTHL; encoded by the exons ATGAAGCTCTGCCCACCTCTTCTGCTCTGCCTGGCAGCAGCACTGTCTTCTGCCTATGTGATTTCACCCCC acACATGTGGACCAAGCTGATCCTCACCCACCACTGGCCCTCCAGCTTCTGTCAT ATGGAACATTGTCATGCCAACTTCAGCTACTGGACACTGCATGGactctg GCCAGATAATGGGCAAGGTTGCAACTCATCATGGCATTTCAACTCTTCTCAAATAGAG gACCTGCTTCCTGACATGAGGAAAAGTTGGCCTGACTTACTTGAACCCTTATCTACTGCCTTCTG GAAGTATGAGTGGGCCAAACACGGTACATGTGCAGCAAAAGAGGAGGCTTTGAGCAGCCAACATAAGTACTTCGGCAAGGCTCTGGAGCTATACCACAAATTGGATTTGGATGG CATCCTGACGAAGTTTAACATCACTCCTTCTGACAAATACTACAAG TTTTCACAAATTGAAGGAGCCATAGAGACCTTCTACGGCGTTAAACCTAAGATCCAGTGCATCCACCCAAAG aaTGCCGATGCCCAGATTTTGGGGCAGATTGAGATCTGTTTCAACCCGGACTTCACCCTCGTGAACTGTGATAAACACGGACACCACGACAAACATCTGGCTGTTGACAAGGCATCAGGGTACAGCGTGTGTGACCCTGATATGCCAGTTTCCTACCCAACTCATTTATAA